GACTGTAACTAAAGTCAGATACTGATGGCTGGTGAGTTAATGTTGCTTTTTACATGTATTCAAATATGACAGGACGACAAACAGAAAGGTAAATTCAAGTATAAAACAAATCCTGATCAACTAAAAGTGACATTCCCACTAACTTTGAAGCCAAGATATTTTTGAACATGCTGAAACTAAACCACTGTTCAGCGCTCGCATGTTTTATTACCGCTTCGTTTCTTGACCAACAAACTTGTAGAAACTTTATCAGGCATCAGGGTTTTATGTTCATTACCTGAGTCAACAAAAGCTTTCACAGGATGGCCATTGACTTTGCAGTTAATGTACAGCATAACCACCTGTCCAAAGCTTTCTGGGGCCTCCTCCATTGCAATTGTCATATTCTCCTCCACGTTGTGCTGCCtggtaaaagaaagaaagttaaaaCATGGTGGTCAAAGACTGAATTTTAATGCACGGTTGAATTAGgttagaaatgacaaaaatcatgttcaaatttttcactttcattATCAGTGAAACCAGAGCTGTGTTGTATTTTGTATTGCATTGAAGTAAGTTGTTAtagtgattttttaaatgttttcctaccTGATGTCCTCCTCAATCTTTGCCTGAGCTTCCAAATCAAACGGATCAGCGGTCAGAAGTCTGATTCGCTCTTGCTCTCTTCTGGCTCGATCCTGTTGTTGCTCCAGCAGCACTTTGGTGAAACGCTCTGAAAAAAAGAGGGATCAAATAACTGCTAGTTGGAAATCTGTTGATACAACACACGTATGTAGTTTACGCCACCAATTTGATCTTTATGCAAAACAAGCAAGAggaaagacatttttgaaagtaaaaaaactacgaaaaatcTTGTTTGCCAAAAATTGTGTATGGGAGATTGCAGACATGCTTGAAATTGCAGCAAATGGTTGTTCTAAAACGTGTTGACTTGAGaatactaaaaacaaataacacacttttctgtgtttctcttctCAATTATACcctacataaaatcctaataaattatattgaagtttgtgttggtaatgtgacaaaaatatttaaaaactccCCAGTTATTAAGCCTCTTTAAGGCActaaaaactttaatgtgttcaCCTAAATCTCCACTCAGCAGGGCCTCAGCAAGTGGAGGGTTTCTCTCCTTGAGAAGGGAAAGCTCATGTGGATTGGATAATAGCATCTGTTGTAGTAAGGCGGGGTTGTCCAGGCCCTGTGGCGAAGAGCCGCCAAAGGCCATCGGCGAAGAAGGCTGTGTGGGGCGCGGCTGCGGCGGCGGTGGCTGCTGCGGAACTTGTTGCCGCGGCTGCGGGGCAGGAGGTTGATTGGGTGAAGATGAGGTGCCAGGGACTGTGATGGATCTGAAGTCGATACGGGGCAGGCCTGATGAGAAGGAGAAAGGGAAAGAAGTTAGACTTttcaaccatccatccatcgacTCCAACCAATGGTGGTGGGGTGGAGGAGTCTAGAGCCTATCGACACCGGTCACTGGATGAAAGGCAAAGTACACGGGGAAACACAAAGACAACCACcctcacacacattcacacataaAAGAAGTTAAGGGACaccaataaatgtaattttagtttaacttgtttttggactgtggaaggaGGCTTAAGAACCCGTAGAGAACCCTTGCAAGCactggaaaaacagaaagactgGGACTTGAACATGGGACCTTCTCACCACCATGTAACAGAGAATATAATCCTTCCAGGCACAAACATGCACCGAGTTAAGAGCCTTTAGGGAGCGACGAATGACAGTGAAAGGCAAAAGCTAACCTGACACATGGGACATGAATAGCAGCAACGACAAAGTTTAAGGGAgggaaatatataaaatcaacttttttgagcctTGTATCATGCCATAATGTTTATTCCCCAATCAAAACCATGCCTGGTATTGAAAGCAATCATATGAACTACGTCTCAGACCAATGCTCCAAAGAACGGTTGTAAACAGCATAATGGAAAGGCATTGTTGAAGGCAGAGTGAGTgccagaaagagcagaagcttcttaaagagacacacacccaatttcaaggcaggGAAGTCAAATGTCTTAAGTTATGCTTGATATACACAACATCTTTATAAGaactgaaggtaatatagttgcttgattgtgctaaaaatgtcactgcatgcctggaaaatacataatacaacCTCTTTCACACTTTCAACTGTGTTTCACATCTCTAACCTGCATGTACATGTCTACAAGTTCGAAATTTCACTTGCACAAATTTTGCCGGTCGCTTGGTTGAAGGAGGACAAGCGATTGTCACCATATATATAAGTTCCAAAGGAAATAAATGCAGAGGGAGTGACGTTGCCTCCCGTGTGTCAAGCCCTAAAAGCTAATAAGCCAGACTGCTGGTCAAAGGAAATGTCAACAGACATGTTACCTGGAAAGGCTGGTTGAGTTTGTGGAGGCCTTCTGTCAGCTTGTCGAAGAACAACCACATCTCCATCCTTGACACCGTAAGTCCCCAAGGCACGGGTGGGGTCTTTTAGGGGCTGCTCTACATACGTGATCTGTTTGGAAGAAAGGTTAAGATTATTTAATCGATGGAGATCCCACTGCAGTCCAATCATGCTGCACTCACCACGAGCTATTTCTTATAAGTATCTTGTTCTagtaaattgaatttaaaatactACAAGAATTTTACCTGACAACAAGAGATAACATGAAACAGTAATTTGTCCTTTTGCATAATgagtaatttaatttttgttggaaaataaTAGAGGATTCTGTAATGTGGTGAAATATTACAACATATAATCATAATAGTTTTGCAACACATTGCAAGATCTCAGTTCTGATTAAtcctcatttattttttcacttctaTCATCACAATGATCACATCAACCGCATTGAACTTCAGCATCTTGGTCAGgaagatctggaacaaactcatTTGCTGGCCAACTAGATTACAGACAAATAAACTTTGAATGCATGggagaaatttaaaatattaggTCCCACTAAATCTTGCATCAAAGCAGATTTTGGAAAATTGGAATTGTTATattgaacacattttaatttttcttttttaaagtggtCTCCAGGCTTTCAGAGAATCGTTTTCAATAAAAGATTTCTGTGGATATAAGCccatttctttgtaaaaaaaaagtgtcacatTGCAACAC
Above is a genomic segment from Xiphophorus couchianus chromosome 20, X_couchianus-1.0, whole genome shotgun sequence containing:
- the ddi2 gene encoding protein DDI1 homolog 2 isoform X3, which translates into the protein MLVTVFCAPRDRPETTFALDVSPELELRDFVALCELESGIPAGEIQITYVEQPLKDPTRALGTYGVKDGDVVVLRQADRRPPQTQPAFPGLPRIDFRSITVPGTSSSPNQPPAPQPRQQVPQQPPPPQPRPTQPSSPMAFGGSSPQGLDNPALLQQMLLSNPHELSLLKERNPPLAEALLSGDLERFTKVLLEQQQDRARREQERIRLLTADPFDLEAQAKIEEDIRQHNVEENMTIAMEEAPESFGQVVMLYINCKVNGHPVKAFVDSGAQMTIMSQACAERCNIMRLVDRRWAGIAKGVGTQKIIGRVHLAQVQIEGDFLPCSFSILEDQPMDMLLGLDMLKRHQCSIDLKKNLLIIGTTGTETRFLSEAELPECARLAYGPEGREDARPEEIADRELAEALQRSIQESGEH